The following are from one region of the Streptomyces tuirus genome:
- the map gene encoding type I methionyl aminopeptidase, with protein MSGQSLLVPGELSPTRSVPGNIRRPEYVGKPAPTPYTGPEVQTPETVEAMRVAGRIAARAMAEAAKLISPGVTTDELDRVAHEYMCDHGAYPSTLGYRGFPKSLCTSVNEVICHGIPDSTVLRDGDIVNLDVTAYIGGVHGDNNATYLVGDVDEESRLLVERTRESLERAIKAVKPGRQINIIGRVIESYAKRFGYGVVRDFTGHGINSSFHSGLIIPHYDSPHATTVIQPGMTFTIEPMLTLGTHEYDMWDDGWTVVTKDRKRTAQFEHTLVVTDSGAEILTLP; from the coding sequence ATGTCTGGCCAGTCGCTGCTCGTCCCGGGGGAGCTGTCCCCCACCCGTTCCGTGCCCGGAAACATCCGTCGCCCCGAGTACGTCGGCAAGCCCGCGCCGACGCCGTACACCGGACCGGAGGTGCAGACGCCCGAGACCGTCGAGGCGATGCGCGTGGCCGGCCGGATCGCGGCCCGGGCGATGGCGGAGGCCGCGAAGCTGATCTCCCCCGGGGTGACCACGGACGAGTTGGACAGGGTCGCGCACGAGTACATGTGCGACCACGGCGCCTACCCCTCGACGCTGGGCTACCGCGGCTTCCCGAAGTCGCTGTGCACGAGCGTCAACGAGGTCATCTGCCACGGCATCCCGGATTCGACGGTCCTGCGCGACGGCGACATCGTCAACCTCGACGTGACCGCGTACATCGGCGGTGTGCACGGCGACAACAACGCCACCTACCTGGTGGGTGACGTCGACGAGGAGTCGCGGCTGCTGGTGGAGCGGACCCGGGAGTCCCTGGAGCGGGCGATCAAGGCGGTCAAGCCGGGCCGGCAGATCAACATCATCGGCCGGGTCATCGAGTCGTACGCCAAGCGCTTCGGCTACGGAGTGGTGAGGGACTTCACCGGGCACGGCATCAACTCGTCGTTCCACTCGGGCCTGATCATCCCGCACTACGACAGCCCGCACGCGACGACGGTGATCCAGCCCGGCATGACGTTCACGATCGAGCCGATGCTGACGCTCGGGACGCACGAGTACGACATGTGGGACGACGGCTGGACGGTCGTCACGAAGGACCGGAAGCGGACGGCCCAGTTCGAGCACACGCTGGTGGTCACGGACTCGGGCGCGGAGATCCTCACGCTGCCGTAG
- a CDS encoding biliverdin-producing heme oxygenase, with protein sequence MESFSTLLRTASRAQHEEARGSAFIGDLLGRKLGVEAFARYTEQLWFLYGALESGARQLAADPVAGPFVRPELFRLTALERDLEHLRGPGWRTAARALPATLEYAERITECARSWPAGYIAHHYTRYLGDLSGGQIIRDTAEKTWGFARKGDGVRFYVFEEIPNPAAFKRTYCELLDAVPGDELERQRIVAECKRAYGLNNAVFEALGEEFPLTA encoded by the coding sequence ATGGAATCCTTCTCGACGCTCCTTCGGACCGCTTCTCGCGCGCAGCACGAGGAGGCCAGGGGCTCGGCCTTCATCGGCGACCTGCTGGGGCGCAAACTGGGGGTCGAGGCGTTCGCGCGGTACACGGAGCAGCTGTGGTTCCTGTACGGCGCGCTGGAGTCCGGCGCCCGGCAGCTGGCCGCGGACCCGGTGGCGGGCCCCTTCGTCCGTCCGGAGCTGTTCCGCCTGACGGCGCTGGAGCGTGACCTGGAGCATCTGCGCGGCCCCGGCTGGCGGACGGCGGCCCGCGCACTGCCGGCCACCCTGGAGTACGCGGAACGGATCACGGAGTGCGCCCGCAGCTGGCCGGCCGGCTACATCGCCCACCACTACACCCGCTACCTGGGCGACCTCTCCGGCGGGCAGATCATCCGCGACACGGCGGAGAAGACCTGGGGTTTTGCGAGGAAGGGCGACGGAGTCCGCTTCTACGTCTTCGAGGAGATCCCCAACCCGGCCGCCTTCAAGCGGACCTACTGCGAGCTGCTGGACGCGGTGCCCGGTGACGAGCTGGAGCGGCAGCGGATCGTGGCCGAGTGCAAGCGGGCGTACGGGCTGAACAACGCGGTGTTCGAGGCGCTGGGCGAGGAGTTCCCGCTGACGGCGTGA
- a CDS encoding PhzF family phenazine biosynthesis protein — MTEYDVLRVFCGPNGGYGNELGVVREGSVMPEPEERQAFAAKVGFSETVFVDDPERGVIDIYTPTLRLPFAGHPCVGAAWLLDVPELVTPAGVVGARQDGEFCWIEARAEWVPPRTLRRYGSAAEVDDLTVPPPGEWVYAWAWEDEPAGRIRARAFPGRGDGIDEDEATGAAALLLTDRLGRALNITQGAGSQILTAPQPGGWTEVGGRVHLER, encoded by the coding sequence GTGACTGAATACGACGTGCTCCGCGTCTTCTGCGGGCCGAACGGTGGGTACGGCAACGAGCTCGGGGTCGTGCGCGAAGGGTCCGTGATGCCCGAGCCGGAGGAGCGGCAGGCGTTCGCAGCGAAGGTCGGGTTCAGCGAGACCGTGTTCGTCGACGACCCCGAGCGCGGAGTGATCGACATCTACACGCCCACGCTGCGGCTGCCCTTCGCCGGGCACCCCTGCGTCGGGGCGGCATGGCTGCTCGACGTGCCCGAGCTGGTCACGCCCGCCGGAGTGGTAGGGGCCCGGCAGGACGGGGAGTTCTGCTGGATCGAGGCGCGGGCGGAGTGGGTGCCGCCGCGGACGCTGCGCCGGTACGGCAGCGCCGCCGAGGTCGACGACCTGACCGTGCCGCCACCGGGGGAGTGGGTGTACGCCTGGGCGTGGGAGGACGAGCCCGCCGGGCGGATCCGGGCCCGGGCCTTCCCCGGCCGGGGCGACGGCATCGACGAGGACGAGGCGACCGGGGCCGCCGCCCTGCTGCTCACCGACCGGCTCGGCCGGGCCCTCAACATCACCCAGGGCGCGGGCTCCCAGATCCTCACCGCGCCCCAGCCGGGCGGGTGGACCGAGGTCGGCGGACGGGTCCACCTCGAACGCTGA
- the efeO gene encoding iron uptake system protein EfeO — MRPARPASVVIAAAAALAAVTGCTEKSDAKDGDHVINVTATDDKCQVSKKEFPAGHVELAVENKGSKVTEVYVLFPDDRVVTERENIGPGTRQRVTAEVKAGEYQIACKPGMKGDGIRQAVKATGGKAVRRDPRLDKAVAAYRAYAQAQADETLPKAEAFAAAVKDGDLEAAKKAYAPSRIGWERTEPVAESFGDIDPKVDVREDGLEDGQDPATDWTGWHRLEKALWQDKKIGTREKDLADLLIKDLKDWQNRVGKAEITPTSMANGAKELLDEVATGKVTGEEERYSHTDLVDFKANVEGAQKSYDLLKPVAKENDAALVTELEEQFAALDKLLDQYRPNTTSYDFTSYDKVGKADRKELSDAVNALAEPLSKLAAAVVK, encoded by the coding sequence ATGCGACCCGCTCGTCCCGCTTCCGTCGTCATCGCCGCCGCGGCGGCCCTGGCCGCCGTCACCGGCTGCACCGAGAAGAGCGACGCGAAGGACGGCGACCACGTCATCAACGTGACGGCGACCGACGACAAGTGCCAGGTGTCGAAGAAGGAGTTCCCGGCCGGGCATGTCGAGCTGGCCGTCGAGAACAAGGGCTCCAAGGTCACCGAGGTCTACGTCCTCTTCCCCGACGACCGTGTGGTCACCGAGCGGGAGAACATAGGCCCCGGTACCAGGCAGCGGGTCACCGCCGAGGTGAAGGCCGGCGAGTACCAGATCGCGTGCAAGCCCGGCATGAAGGGCGACGGCATCCGCCAGGCCGTCAAGGCCACCGGCGGCAAGGCCGTCCGGCGCGACCCGCGCCTGGACAAGGCCGTCGCGGCCTACCGCGCCTACGCGCAGGCGCAGGCCGACGAGACGCTGCCGAAGGCCGAGGCGTTCGCCGCGGCCGTCAAGGACGGCGACCTCGAGGCGGCGAAGAAGGCCTACGCCCCCTCCCGCATCGGCTGGGAGCGCACCGAGCCGGTCGCCGAGTCCTTCGGCGACATCGACCCCAAGGTCGACGTCCGCGAGGACGGCCTGGAGGACGGCCAGGACCCGGCCACCGACTGGACGGGCTGGCACCGCCTGGAGAAGGCCCTCTGGCAGGACAAGAAGATCGGCACCCGCGAGAAGGACCTCGCCGACCTGCTGATCAAGGACCTGAAGGACTGGCAGAACCGGGTCGGCAAGGCCGAGATCACCCCCACCTCCATGGCCAACGGTGCCAAGGAACTCCTCGACGAGGTCGCCACCGGCAAGGTCACCGGCGAGGAGGAGCGCTACTCGCACACCGACCTGGTCGACTTCAAGGCCAACGTCGAGGGCGCGCAGAAGTCCTACGACCTGCTGAAGCCGGTCGCGAAGGAGAACGACGCGGCCCTCGTCACCGAGCTCGAGGAGCAGTTCGCGGCCCTGGACAAGCTGCTCGACCAGTACCGTCCGAACACCACGTCGTACGACTTCACGTCCTACGACAAGGTCGGCAAGGCCGACCGCAAGGAGCTCTCGGACGCGGTCAACGCCCTGGCGGAGCCGCTGTCGAAGCTCGCCGCGGCGGTGGTGAAGTAG
- the efeB gene encoding iron uptake transporter deferrochelatase/peroxidase subunit: MTDTDSPSPSRRSLLGWGGAGLALGAAAAGGAVAMARTEDDTAPAAAGSAIAFHGPHQAGIATPVQDRLHFAAFDVTTDDREAFVQLLKDWTAAARRMTAGQAVGEGAFGGLAEAPPDDTGEALGLKPSRLTLTIGFGPSLFGKFGLADRRPEALVDLPKFAGDNLDKNRSGGDLCIQACADDPQVAVHAVRNLARIGFGKVVIKWSQLGFGKTSSTTPEAQTPRNLMGFKDGTRNIAGTETDRLKKFVWVDEKDEPAWMVGGSYLVARRIRMHIETWDRTSLQEQEDIFGRDKGEGAPVGKAKERDEPFLKAMKPDAHVRLAHPDTNHGATILRRGYSFTDGTDGLGRLDAGLFFLAYQRDVRKGFIPIQRSLAADALNEYIQHVGSALFAVPPGVRDKDDWWGRTLFSKEA, translated from the coding sequence ATGACGGACACCGACTCCCCCTCCCCCAGCCGCCGTTCCCTGCTCGGCTGGGGCGGCGCGGGCCTGGCGCTCGGCGCGGCCGCGGCCGGCGGAGCGGTGGCGATGGCCCGCACCGAGGACGACACCGCACCGGCGGCTGCCGGTTCGGCGATCGCCTTCCACGGCCCGCACCAGGCGGGCATCGCCACGCCGGTGCAGGACCGCCTGCACTTCGCCGCGTTCGACGTGACGACCGACGACCGTGAGGCCTTCGTCCAGTTGCTGAAGGACTGGACGGCGGCCGCCCGGCGCATGACGGCCGGACAGGCCGTCGGCGAGGGCGCGTTCGGCGGCCTGGCGGAGGCGCCCCCGGACGACACCGGCGAGGCGCTCGGCCTCAAACCCTCCCGCCTGACCCTCACGATCGGCTTCGGCCCGTCCCTGTTCGGGAAGTTCGGCCTCGCGGACCGCCGCCCGGAGGCCCTGGTCGACCTGCCGAAGTTCGCGGGCGACAACCTCGACAAGAACCGCAGCGGCGGCGACCTGTGCATCCAGGCCTGCGCCGACGACCCCCAGGTCGCGGTCCACGCCGTCCGCAACCTGGCCCGCATCGGCTTCGGCAAGGTCGTCATCAAGTGGTCGCAGCTCGGCTTCGGCAAGACCTCCTCCACCACGCCCGAGGCGCAGACGCCGCGCAACCTCATGGGGTTCAAGGACGGCACCCGCAACATCGCGGGCACCGAGACGGACCGCCTGAAGAAGTTCGTCTGGGTGGACGAGAAGGACGAGCCGGCCTGGATGGTGGGCGGCAGCTACCTGGTGGCCCGCCGCATCCGCATGCACATCGAGACCTGGGACCGCACCTCGCTGCAGGAGCAGGAGGACATCTTCGGCCGTGACAAGGGCGAGGGTGCGCCGGTCGGCAAGGCCAAGGAGCGCGATGAGCCGTTCCTGAAGGCGATGAAGCCCGACGCGCACGTCCGGCTGGCGCACCCCGACACCAACCACGGGGCGACGATCCTGCGCCGCGGCTACTCGTTCACCGACGGCACGGACGGCCTCGGGCGCCTGGACGCGGGCCTGTTCTTCCTGGCCTACCAGCGTGATGTGCGCAAGGGCTTCATCCCCATCCAGCGCAGCCTGGCCGCGGACGCGCTCAACGAATACATCCAGCACGTGGGTTCGGCGCTCTTCGCCGTCCCGCCGGGCGTCCGCGACAAGGACGACTGGTGGGGCCGGACGCTGTTCTCGAAGGAGGCCTGA
- the efeU gene encoding iron uptake transporter permease EfeU, whose protein sequence is MFSNYLIGLREGLEASLVVCILIAYLVKTDRKDALKPIWAGIGVAIALAFGFGCVLEFGSQELTFQAQEALGGSLSILAVGLVTWMVFWMRRTARHLKSELHGRLDAALAMGTGALVATAFLAVGREGLETALFVWASVHAASDGTPRPLLGVALGLLTAVLLGWLFYRGALRINLAKFFTWTSGMLVVVAAGVLAYGFHDLQEADFLPGLTDKAFDISGTIPPDSWYGTLLKGVFNFQPDPTTLQVGVWLLYLIPTLTLFLAPTRPPAKAPVRDAA, encoded by the coding sequence GTGTTCTCCAACTACCTGATCGGTCTGCGCGAGGGCCTGGAGGCGAGCCTCGTCGTCTGCATCCTCATCGCCTACCTGGTCAAGACGGACCGCAAGGACGCCCTGAAGCCGATCTGGGCCGGCATAGGCGTCGCGATCGCCCTCGCGTTCGGCTTCGGCTGCGTTCTCGAATTCGGCTCCCAGGAGCTGACGTTCCAGGCCCAGGAGGCGCTGGGCGGATCCCTCTCCATCCTCGCGGTCGGCCTGGTGACGTGGATGGTGTTCTGGATGCGCCGCACGGCCCGCCACCTGAAGTCGGAACTGCACGGCCGTCTCGACGCAGCCCTCGCGATGGGCACCGGCGCGCTGGTCGCCACGGCGTTCCTCGCGGTGGGCCGGGAGGGCCTGGAAACGGCCCTGTTCGTCTGGGCGTCGGTCCACGCGGCGAGCGACGGCACGCCCCGCCCGCTGCTCGGCGTCGCCCTGGGCCTCCTCACGGCGGTCCTCCTGGGCTGGCTGTTCTACCGCGGCGCGCTGCGCATCAACCTGGCGAAGTTCTTCACGTGGACCAGCGGCATGCTGGTGGTCGTGGCGGCCGGTGTCCTCGCCTACGGCTTCCACGACCTCCAGGAGGCCGACTTCCTGCCCGGCCTCACGGACAAGGCGTTCGACATCTCCGGCACGATCCCTCCGGACAGCTGGTACGGCACGCTCCTCAAGGGCGTCTTCAACTTCCAGCCCGACCCCACGACACTCCAAGTCGGCGTGTGGCTCCTCTACTTGATCCCCACCCTGACCCTGTTCCTGGCCCCGACCCGACCTCCGGCGAAGGCGCCTGTACGCGACGCGGCGTAG
- a CDS encoding bifunctional DNA primase/polymerase — protein MSAEFGGRTGLQGKLTQWLRAGRRSKETAGDGGREALLLAAADAGLPLAPAAHPEAGYRCSCDRVGCPTPARHPVSFAWQTQSTTDHAQIERWARHQPQANFITATGMVHDVLDVPLDAGRDALERLLAAGIEVGPVAESDDGRLLFFTLTRGTPEDEDEWWPCELDCHPETMDEHPGLRWHCRGSYVLVPPAMLPGESQGVRWVRGPEHALPDPLSLLEVLTEVCGRYVDEGDAGHAAGAGWPLRH, from the coding sequence ATGAGCGCGGAGTTCGGCGGCCGGACCGGCCTGCAGGGCAAACTCACCCAGTGGCTGCGCGCCGGGCGCCGGTCGAAGGAGACCGCCGGGGACGGCGGCCGTGAGGCCCTGCTGCTCGCCGCCGCCGATGCGGGACTGCCCCTCGCGCCCGCGGCCCACCCGGAGGCCGGGTACCGCTGCTCCTGCGACCGGGTCGGCTGTCCCACCCCCGCCCGGCACCCGGTGTCCTTCGCCTGGCAGACGCAGTCCACCACCGACCACGCCCAGATCGAGCGCTGGGCCCGCCACCAGCCGCAGGCCAACTTCATCACCGCGACCGGCATGGTGCACGACGTCCTCGACGTGCCCCTCGACGCCGGTCGCGACGCGTTGGAGCGGCTGCTCGCCGCCGGGATCGAGGTCGGGCCGGTCGCCGAGAGCGACGACGGCCGCCTGCTGTTCTTCACGCTCACCCGCGGTACGCCCGAGGACGAGGACGAGTGGTGGCCGTGCGAACTGGACTGCCACCCCGAGACGATGGACGAGCACCCCGGGCTGCGCTGGCACTGCCGGGGCTCCTACGTCCTCGTGCCGCCGGCGATGCTGCCGGGTGAGAGCCAGGGGGTGCGGTGGGTGCGAGGACCCGAGCACGCGCTGCCGGATCCGCTGAGCCTGCTGGAGGTGCTCACGGAGGTGTGCGGGCGTTACGTGGATGAGGGTGACGCCGGGCATGCGGCGGGGGCGGGCTGGCCGCTGCGGCACTAG
- a CDS encoding glycerophosphodiester phosphodiesterase has protein sequence MVTRIALTGLASAATVVSLTLTGPGGRAPAPLEWGAGPLTVAALPRITYVAHRGGAREVPENSMAGLTTAYERGTAQVLDFDTRLLRDGTPVVFHDETLNRTTYLGGAVGGLDAREWQGVRLRPKDRLPGSWRSERPPTVAEVLDRFGGRIVLMLEAKDPRSLDRLAELIRARGLTRSVFVNSNDPEVARRVHRLGLLSQVWRSARQLRTDRPERWRSFVDLLDVDHRARDADLVRAVNSGIARVWAHTVLTDAQRDRVLALGCDGVITDAPGRLARAAQRGARP, from the coding sequence ATGGTCACAAGGATCGCGCTGACGGGTCTGGCCTCCGCGGCCACCGTGGTCTCATTGACCCTCACGGGGCCCGGCGGCCGTGCCCCTGCGCCGCTGGAGTGGGGCGCGGGTCCGCTGACCGTGGCGGCCCTGCCGAGGATCACGTACGTCGCGCACCGCGGCGGCGCCCGCGAGGTCCCCGAGAACAGCATGGCGGGGCTGACGACCGCCTACGAGCGCGGGACCGCGCAGGTGCTGGACTTCGACACGCGGCTGCTGCGCGACGGCACGCCGGTGGTGTTCCACGACGAGACGCTGAACCGCACCACCTACCTGGGCGGCGCGGTGGGCGGTCTGGACGCCCGGGAGTGGCAGGGCGTACGGCTGCGCCCGAAGGACCGGCTCCCGGGGAGCTGGCGCTCGGAGCGGCCGCCGACGGTCGCCGAGGTGCTGGATCGTTTCGGCGGGCGGATCGTGCTGATGCTGGAGGCGAAGGACCCGCGGAGCCTGGACCGGCTGGCCGAGCTGATCCGGGCCCGCGGCCTGACCCGCTCGGTGTTCGTGAACTCCAACGACCCGGAGGTGGCCCGGCGTGTCCACCGCCTGGGGCTGCTCTCGCAGGTGTGGCGCTCGGCGCGGCAGCTGCGCACGGACCGCCCGGAGCGCTGGAGGTCGTTCGTGGACCTGCTGGACGTGGACCACCGGGCGCGCGACGCGGACCTGGTGCGGGCGGTGAACTCGGGGATCGCGCGGGTGTGGGCGCACACCGTGCTGACGGACGCGCAGCGGGACCGGGTGCTGGCGCTGGGCTGCGACGGCGTGATCACGGACGCCCCGGGGCGTCTGGCCCGGGCCGCTCAGCGCGGGGCGAGGCCGTGA
- a CDS encoding TetR/AcrR family transcriptional regulator, producing MAVQKPTQPAPGKSAPDSTRRSEKSRRAIYDAALALVVEAGYPKTTIEGIAARAGVGKQTIYRWWSSKADVLMEAFLDLAEQSMEEAGPAPYAFPDTGDLAADLKAVLRATVDELRDPRFEAPSRALAAEGVVNEQLGRQLVAKLMQPSLDLYIARLRAAQEAGQVRPEIDPRIALEFFVSPLAQRWLQHTGPISYEYTDTLVDYALHGLAPR from the coding sequence ATGGCCGTCCAGAAACCCACCCAACCCGCCCCCGGCAAGTCCGCCCCCGACTCCACCCGGCGCAGCGAGAAGTCCCGCCGCGCCATCTACGACGCCGCCCTCGCGCTCGTCGTCGAGGCCGGCTACCCGAAGACCACCATCGAGGGCATCGCGGCCCGCGCCGGTGTCGGCAAGCAGACGATCTACCGCTGGTGGTCGTCCAAGGCCGACGTCCTGATGGAGGCCTTCCTCGACCTGGCCGAGCAGTCCATGGAGGAGGCCGGGCCGGCGCCGTACGCCTTCCCGGACACCGGCGATCTCGCCGCCGACCTCAAGGCCGTCCTGCGCGCCACCGTCGACGAACTGCGCGACCCGAGGTTCGAGGCGCCCTCCCGCGCGCTGGCCGCCGAGGGCGTCGTCAACGAGCAGCTCGGGCGCCAACTCGTCGCCAAGCTGATGCAGCCCTCACTCGACCTCTACATCGCCCGGCTGCGCGCCGCCCAGGAGGCCGGCCAGGTACGGCCCGAGATCGACCCGCGCATCGCCCTGGAGTTCTTCGTCTCCCCGCTCGCCCAGCGCTGGCTCCAGCACACCGGCCCGATCTCCTACGAGTACACCGACACCCTCGTCGACTACGCCCTTCACGGCCTCGCCCCGCGCTGA
- a CDS encoding DUF6243 family protein, translating into MTRGGAGNMLGVGGSRKNLGRRELRGGGRGGRIGGGMDPQAQKRELLRKLQESRQQQEAREEGTAGRTS; encoded by the coding sequence ATGACCCGAGGCGGAGCCGGAAACATGCTGGGTGTCGGCGGATCGCGCAAGAACCTCGGCCGCAGGGAGCTGCGCGGCGGCGGCCGCGGCGGCCGGATCGGCGGCGGCATGGACCCCCAGGCCCAGAAGCGCGAACTGCTGCGCAAGCTCCAGGAGAGCCGGCAGCAGCAGGAGGCACGGGAGGAGGGCACGGCCGGCCGGACGTCGTGA
- a CDS encoding small ribosomal subunit Rsm22 family protein: MNAPLSPAENLRAALAGLLDGLPPRQASQAVERLIASYRGATPTDAPILRDRADVAAYAAYRMPATFEAVRSALEAFADAAPGWVPGGHTDVGGGTGAAAWAVSAVWGGQRPVTVLDWAEPALALGREIAAANPELKDVRWQRSRIGAALTLESTDLVTVSYVLNELTAADRTALVDAAAAAARAVVIVEPGTPDGYARLIEARDRLITAGLRIAAPCPHSAACPIVPGTDWCHFSARVSRSSLHRQVKGGSLAYEDEKFAYVAAARFPVEPAPSRVVRRPQIRKGQVLLDLCESEPSLRRATVTKRHGDLYKAARDADWGDPWPPS; this comes from the coding sequence GTGAACGCCCCCCTGTCCCCGGCCGAAAACCTCCGCGCCGCCCTCGCCGGCCTGCTCGACGGGCTGCCGCCCCGGCAGGCCTCGCAGGCGGTCGAGCGGCTGATCGCCAGTTACCGGGGCGCCACCCCGACCGACGCCCCCATCCTCCGGGACCGGGCCGACGTCGCCGCATACGCCGCCTACCGGATGCCCGCGACCTTCGAGGCCGTGCGCTCCGCGCTGGAGGCGTTCGCGGACGCCGCTCCCGGATGGGTGCCCGGCGGGCACACCGACGTCGGCGGGGGCACGGGCGCCGCGGCCTGGGCCGTGAGCGCGGTCTGGGGCGGTCAGCGGCCCGTCACCGTGCTCGACTGGGCCGAGCCCGCGCTCGCCCTGGGGCGCGAGATCGCCGCGGCCAACCCGGAGCTGAAGGACGTCCGCTGGCAGCGCTCCCGGATCGGAGCGGCCCTCACCCTCGAGAGCACGGACCTCGTCACCGTCTCCTACGTCCTCAACGAGCTGACCGCCGCCGACCGCACCGCCCTCGTCGACGCCGCCGCGGCCGCCGCCCGGGCCGTCGTGATCGTCGAACCCGGCACCCCCGACGGCTACGCCCGGCTCATCGAGGCCCGCGACCGGCTGATCACCGCCGGCTTGCGGATCGCCGCGCCCTGCCCGCACAGCGCCGCCTGCCCCATCGTCCCCGGCACGGACTGGTGCCACTTCTCCGCCCGGGTCAGCCGCTCCTCCCTGCACCGCCAGGTCAAGGGCGGCTCCCTCGCCTACGAGGACGAGAAGTTCGCCTACGTGGCCGCCGCCCGTTTCCCCGTCGAACCGGCACCCTCCCGGGTCGTCCGGCGCCCCCAGATCCGCAAGGGCCAGGTCCTCCTCGACCTGTGCGAGAGCGAGCCGTCCCTGCGCCGCGCCACCGTCACCAAGCGCCACGGCGACCTGTACAAGGCCGCCCGGGACGCCGACTGGGGAGACCCCTGGCCACCCTCGTGA
- a CDS encoding DUF6010 family protein, translating into MNLVSPIIVGIVYCLLMSLIEEPHRRRFNAIMVGGAGAAYLSGGGFGPWELPFVALTAYVAYRGLESWTFIGIGWLLHTAWDMAHHLKGNPILPFSHDSSLSCAICDPVIALWCLRGGPSLIAPVRRWLRPSRTADPGERRARPGPARRIAG; encoded by the coding sequence ATGAACCTTGTGTCCCCGATCATCGTCGGCATCGTCTACTGCCTGCTGATGTCCCTGATCGAAGAACCGCACCGACGCCGCTTCAACGCGATCATGGTCGGCGGAGCCGGCGCCGCCTATCTGAGCGGGGGCGGATTCGGCCCGTGGGAGCTCCCGTTCGTCGCGCTCACGGCCTACGTCGCCTACCGCGGTCTGGAGTCCTGGACCTTCATCGGCATCGGCTGGCTGCTCCACACCGCATGGGACATGGCCCACCACCTCAAGGGCAATCCGATCCTGCCGTTCTCCCACGACTCGTCCCTGTCATGCGCCATCTGCGATCCGGTCATCGCCCTGTGGTGCCTGCGCGGAGGCCCTTCCCTGATCGCGCCCGTCCGCCGGTGGCTCAGGCCCAGCCGGACAGCGGACCCGGGCGAGCGCCGCGCCCGCCCCGGCCCGGCTCGTAGAATCGCCGGGTGA
- a CDS encoding DUF3817 domain-containing protein: MHLRSPRHLRVAAHAELMSLIVMLANLFTVHLQPVSSLMGPTHGCAYLFVVIATCRFDRAPAAAKVLALVPGAGGLLALRQLGRVDTTRDRAEEVIPS, from the coding sequence ATGCACCTGCGGTCTCCGCGCCATCTGCGCGTCGCGGCGCACGCCGAGCTGATGTCCCTGATCGTGATGCTGGCCAACCTGTTCACCGTCCACCTCCAGCCCGTCTCGTCCCTGATGGGCCCCACCCACGGCTGTGCCTACCTGTTCGTCGTGATCGCGACATGCCGCTTCGACCGGGCCCCGGCCGCCGCGAAGGTCCTGGCCCTCGTCCCGGGTGCCGGCGGGCTGCTCGCCCTGCGACAGCTCGGCCGCGTCGACACGACCCGTGACCGAGCGGAGGAAGTCATCCCCTCATGA
- a CDS encoding DUF2269 family protein — translation MTKLFLSLHVLAAIIAVGPVTVAASMFPAALRRALGDAGAGDARTALRTLHRICRVYAGVGIAVPLFGFATAGSLGVLGDAWLITSILLTAAAAGVLALLILPAQDRALAEAAEPHAPSAPAPLRPGRLAMLTGVFNLLWATVTVLMIIRPGSTTGA, via the coding sequence GTGACCAAGCTCTTCCTCTCCTTGCACGTCCTGGCCGCCATCATCGCCGTCGGTCCCGTCACCGTCGCCGCGAGCATGTTCCCCGCGGCGCTGCGCCGCGCCCTCGGCGATGCCGGTGCCGGCGACGCCCGGACGGCCCTGCGGACACTGCACCGCATCTGCCGGGTCTACGCCGGCGTCGGCATCGCCGTCCCTCTCTTCGGCTTCGCCACGGCCGGCAGCCTCGGCGTCCTCGGAGACGCCTGGCTGATCACCTCGATCCTGCTGACCGCGGCCGCCGCCGGCGTTCTGGCCCTGCTCATCCTGCCCGCCCAGGACCGTGCCCTGGCCGAGGCGGCGGAGCCTCACGCTCCGTCGGCGCCGGCGCCCCTGAGACCGGGCCGACTGGCCATGCTCACCGGCGTCTTCAACCTGTTGTGGGCCACCGTCACCGTACTGATGATCATCCGCCCCGGCTCCACCACGGGAGCGTGA